A genome region from Trichosurus vulpecula isolate mTriVul1 chromosome 5, mTriVul1.pri, whole genome shotgun sequence includes the following:
- the LOC118849593 gene encoding chromatin accessibility complex protein 1-like: MADGFGGKEKCSDQRLVSLPLSRIRVIMKSSPEVSSINQEALVLTAKATHGGELFVQYLATYSYKHGSGKEKKALIYSDLSNTAEESETFQFLADILPKKILASKYLKMLKEEKGEGEEEEDEEEEEEEEDEDDESEDEEAES; this comes from the exons ATGGCGGACGGGTTTGGCGGCAAAGAGAAATGCAGCGACCAGAGGCTGGTCTCGCTACCCTTATCTCGCATTCGAGTGATCATGAAGAGCTCCCCAGAGGTGTCCAGCATCAATCAGGAGGCACTGGTGCTCACGGCCAAGGCCACGCATGGAGGA GAACTCTTTGTTCAGTATCTAGCCACCTATTCCTACAAACATGGcagtggaaaagagaagaaagcactTATTTACAGTGACTTATCAAATACTGCAGAAGAGTCGGAAACCTTTCAATTTCTTGCAGATATATTACCAAAGAAGATTTTAGCCAGCAAATACCTGAAAATGcttaaagaagagaagggggaaggagaggaagaagaagatgaggaggaggaagaagaggaggaagatgaagatgatgagagTGAGGATGAAGAAGCTGAATCTTAA